AATGGTGAAGTACACGTAACTCACAAAACCTCAATTCCATATTGTCACTGGAATCTGGAGGAACTTGCTAGTCGTAATGCTTTGAGACTAGTTGAGTGTGTTGCTTTTAAGAAAGAAGATTACCCTGGTTATGAAAACAAGCGAGGTTCTGGTTCAAACTGTGATAAGCAGTTCCTCTTGGGCGAATGCTGTACCTTTAGATTTTCTTTTTCTGGAAATGCTAAGGTGACTAAAGCGAAACAGAACATGAAGAGACCTCAGAAACCTGCAGATCCTCCTAAATTTGTGCCACGGCAGCCAAACTTTTTTCAGTTTAGACACCCCCCATCAGATTTTGTAACATGTATGAGCGGCAATCCAGCATTGAATATATCTTACGGAAGATCTCAACTTCTTCAAACTCCTACAAGTGCTTCTCAGCAAGCAAACGTTCTCGAACTTGTTCTACTTCATGAACTCTTTCAGACCCTCATACGTGCTTCTCAACAAGGAAATGTTTCTGAACATGTACTGCCTCGTGAAACTCATCAAACTCCTAGTCTTATATATGATTCTCAGCAAAGAAACATTCTTGTACATGGACAACCTCGTGAACTCCTTCAGGCTTCTATATGTGCTAATCAGCAAAGAAACTATCTAGCTTCCAGGCACCCTCCATCTGATCTCAACCTGGAGATGAGGGGAATCCCCAGATGCAATGAATTTCCACATATTGACTATATACTTATGAAATGCAAAAGCATCTTCGGTCGGTTCTTTGAACAAGTAGTGAAAGCATTAGAAAGCCCGGATCATaattcatccaatttcctaaaGGAAGCTTTTCAGCTTGGTTATACCAGATATATTGCTGGAGATCCGAGAGGAACTCCGAGTAGTTATGCATATTTTGTTGAAGAGCTTGTTAAATTTGTTGCTGGGAGACGAGGATGGCAAGTGAGCAGGCAGTTGACTGTAGAAAATAACCTTGCTTGCAACAGCAGAACTGGACCTTTCACTTGATTTCTGAACTCGAAAGTCTGTGTGGATTAGTAATGTACAAAAATAATAGTCGGGGTTTCCTTTATAGTgc
The sequence above is drawn from the Apium graveolens cultivar Ventura chromosome 2, ASM990537v1, whole genome shotgun sequence genome and encodes:
- the LOC141708462 gene encoding heavy metal-associated isoprenylated plant protein 41-like; this translates as MGDDEKEANQIHKQTHNDQQQQELEQEVEEKWVKYYSSLHQILLVGEGDFSFSACLAKSFGSASNIVASSLNSYDDVIKSYKNGESNLSFLDKLGASHLHEVDATEMKFHSDLRMRKFDRIIFNFPHAGFFGKEDNSLLIGMHKSLLDGFFRNASGMLRQNGEVHVTHKTSIPYCHWNLEELASRNALRLVECVAFKKEDYPGYENKRGSGSNCDKQFLLGECCTFRFSFSGNAKVTKAKQNMKRPQKPADPPKFVPRQPNFFQFRHPPSDFVTCMSGNPALNISYGRSQLLQTPTSASQQANVLELVLLHELFQTLIRASQQGNVSEHVLPRETHQTPSLIYDSQQRNILVHGQPRELLQASICANQQRNYLASRHPPSDLNLEMRGIPRCNEFPHIDYILMKCKSIFGRFFEQVVKALESPDHNSSNFLKEAFQLGYTRYIAGDPRGTPSSYAYFVEELVKFVAGRRGWQVSRQLTVENNLACNSRTGPFT